Part of the Acidobacteriota bacterium genome, ATCATTCAGGGCCTTCTCGAAGCGACTCAGAAATTGCTGGCTCTCGTCCCTTTTGGCGAGGCTATTGGCCGCTTCCTCCGAACTTGCATCGCCCGCCGGGAGGGGTTGAACCGGGATCGACTTGTCTTGCCCGGCTGCGGCGACGGGTGTGCCGGAGCTTGACCCGGCGCCGGGCAGCGGTCCCCGCACGGGAAGGAGGATGGGAGTCAATAGCGCGGCCACCGCCACGAACAACACGGCTGCCTGGGCAAGGGCAGGCAAAAGCGCTGGGCGGGTCGAGGAGCCGTCGCTCTCGCCAGTTTCTAAATCCTGCACTTCGCCAGCAAGTTCTCGAGAGTCGGGCAGTCCAATGCAGAAAGCCACGTCGTAATTGCGCAGGGACCGAGCGTTACGAGCCGCCCATGTAGCGACACCGAGCACCGAGGGCGGCGCCTTGGCTGCTTTACTCTGTTCGAGAAGCAGCGAAGCGGCCTCTTTAGGGCTTGAATTCGGAACGAAGGCGCGTATGCCTCCTCTTCGATTTGCGGAGTTCTCGGCTGCTGCCGTCGCCAGGGAACTCCCGCACCGTTGCAGCATCGGAGGGTGATCGGGGCCATCGTAGACAGACCGAGCCATCTCGATCGGGTCACCGCGTTTCAGCAAGGTCCGCATCGATGAAAAGTCGCAGAACAGTATCCCCACGAAGGCGCAAGAGTTACGGTCGGATCGATCCCTAGTCTCAAGAGTGACGCAAATGAGACAGCTGCCGTCTGCCAGAGGAAAGCCTCCCAATGCTTCCCCGAAGCCCCGAAGCGGTTGGGTGGGAGAGGCGGAGGAATCTTCACAGTATTCGACGAACTTGCGGCGGATGCGGCGATCGCTCTTGAGCACGCCTGTCGCGATCTTGATGCTCCAGTCGTAACCTTCAGGCCCCGGCGTCCGGTTGTCGTAAACGATGTAATCGTAACCAGTCATCGACAAAAGCTCTCAAAGGTCGGCCTGCTGAGGGCTTCTTTCATTTCCCGATAGGTCCGCCAGGTAGCGGTCCATGTGAAGTAAACAAGGTCCTCTTCGCGGATCCTGACGTCCAGGACCTGCCTTCGAGCCGTGCACAGAGTCTCGGCCTTCTCAAGGGACTCTCCAATGTCTTGCAGCGATATTCGGCCACTCTCCAACGCCGCCCTGGTGCGGGACTCGGAAGAGACGAGGTTAGAGACTGCGGCGAGTCTCCTGAGAAGGTCGTCGCAGGAGGAGCAGGCCTCCTGGGGCGGCAGTTCGCTGCGGCGTAAGGTGACTCCGGAAAAGCGCTCAAGCGGCGCCTCAATCCAAGCGATTTCTTCCAGCCGTTGCAATGAGTCTCCTAATTGCATCTCCGCCTGATCGAGATCGTCGATGATTCTTTGGACGCCGGAAACGCCCAACCCGCAGGGTCCTTCGATAGTGGACTCCTGACTCGCCGCCACGGGCTCCTCCGGCCCACCAGCCGGATCCGTGTCGGGAGAGACCGGTTCCGCCGACTTCAGGGAAAAAGACCGCAGACACGCCCGTGCATCCTCAAGCCTTTCCCGCAAGAGAGCCAGGGGCCACTTCCTGATCTCCAAAGCAAGTTCAGGGTAGCCGGGTTCCAATTCATCTCCGGCAGCGGGCACCGAGAGGGTCACGTAGGCCTTCATCCAGTCGCACTGAGGGCATGGATCAGAACCGTGACTCGGTTTGGGCGGGTCTTGTCGGGCCGAGAGAAGCAGGGGAGCCAGCAAGACGAGGACGAGTACCCTAGACTTGCCCGGCAGAAAACCCATCTCATCCTCCACAGTCGATTCCGAATTCTCTCATCTGAGATCGGCAGAAGCGAATGATTTCATTTTGCACCCTGCTCGAGCCGACATAGTCGGTGTCCCTCGTGTAGGGGACCTGCTCCAGCAAATCCGCCAGTTGGTAGCCTTCGTCTCGACTCCGAATCAGGGACGAATTATCGATCTTGAGTTGCCTCAGGCGTTCTTGGTGGATTCTGCCGGCCAAGGCGCCGATAGCCCGAATCTGCTTGGCCGAGGCACGTATTTCCACGCCGCTTCCCCCCTTGATACCTTCCAGGAACTCGCTAAAGAGCCTGATCTTCTCCAGCGCGAAGTAACGGTCGCCCACAGCTTCAGCAAGCGTCCTCACTTGCTTCCAGTAAAGGGGATGTTTGGAAAGCTCGCCGATAACCCTCTTGGCTTCCCGCGGTGAATACTTGCCGGAGCTAAGGTCGGCACGAAGCTGGTGCTGCCAGGGCCTCTGCCTGGGCGGCCAGGCATTGTCCTTCAATTCGAATAGGAACTCCGAGTCCATGCCCTCGAAAAGCGCATGCCAAAGATCGCTGGCTTCTTGCGAGTCGATCTCCGGAGCCAGATAGAGTTGGTTCATGGTGTACTCGAGCGTTGTTTGCAGGACCCGCTCGCGAGCGACGAGGTCTGCCAACAGGGAGCCGACAGCGGAGCGGACGCGGGCCAGTTCCCCGGTTCCACTCTTCTCTATGGACTCATAAATGAACCTATATTCGACAAGCTGCTTGAAGTCGTGAGAAGCACTTGAGAGGAGGACTTTGAACTCAGGGCTAGCCTTGAGGAGAAACTCCACCATCCGCTCGCGGTCGGCCAACCCTCCCATCCCGGCCCCCAGCAGGCGTGCATAACAAGCTCTCAGTTCCGCCCGCAAGCCGGGGTCGCGCTTGCGGTCATCGAGAAGCTGTTCGCGAATCCAGGTTACGCGATCGAGGAGGTTGGTGGTTTCGTAGCCCGGAGCCGCGATCTCTTCGGCGCTCGACTTGAGCACCTTGTCAGCAGCTTCGCTAATGACCTCAAGCAGATCCCGATTACGCGGTTCTCCGGCTAGAGCTTGAACTCGCTTGACCAAATGCAAGCGCATCGCCAGATCAACAGGCCGGGAAACACTCTGGGCGTCGAGCAGGTCTCGGTGCAGGCTCAGCATGTCCAAGGTGCGGCTGTCCTGCCGTCCCGCCAGGCTTCGCAGGCGCAGGAGGCTATCGGCGGCTCCCCGCTGCTCAGTCCCCCTGTAGACCGATACAGGCAAGTCGGCGAGTAACGCCTGATACGCTGATTCCAGTTCGGCCCATTTCCTGGCCTTGGACGAATCTCCGCGCAGGCGATCGATGGCTTGGAAGTGCCCTTCGCTGATACTCTCGGGTTGGGCTTGCCTAAGGAGGTTCGCAGCGCTCGTCAGCGACTGAGAATCGGCGCTTTTCTCAAGCTGGCCTTGGACGAAGTTCCAAACCAGCGGTGCAGCAGCCACCATGAGGATTAGCAGGACGACCAGAGCGACTTTGAGTCTCTTCCGATGCCTGGCTATCCGCTGCTTCTCCTCCTCTTCCCTCGCCTCAGTCTCCCTGCGTTCCACGATGCCCTCCAGCCGGCGCTGGGCAGACGGCCAAGCGGCCCGGAGGATTTCGACAAAAAGGTCTTTGGACTGGGGAAGCCAAATGGATCCGTCATCCCGCTGTAAGGCAGTCCCGTAGCCCGGGTCAATCTCGTAGCAAGTCAGCACTTGAACCCGTCCGAAGGGGCGGTCTGCGTCCGACGAATCCGAACTGAAGATGCGGTTGAACTCTTTGATCCGGCCGAACTCCTGCACTTTGTCCAAGGTCAAGTCGGGATTAAGGTCGTTTTTTGTGAAGGCCAGAGCGATCGGCTTATTTTCCTTGGCACAGTAATCGCGCAAGTAGATCACACTGGGGGAGAAAGGGCTCGTTGCTGAGGGACGCCCTTTTTGCTGGAACTGAGAGGCATCTATCAGCACAATTAAGGCGTCGCACTGTTCCAGGTAAGTCCCGACAAGCCTCAGTTCGGCTTTCTTGCGCAGCGAATCGGCGCTGCGTATGGCGCTCCCAATGTCGGCAAAGGCGGTAAAATGACCTCCGGCGAAGTCGAAGAGAATCAAACCTCTCTGAAAATCTGAGCTATCGGTGTTGATGAGGAGCCGGGCCACAGCGGGTTCATCAGTGGGTTCTGTTTTGCCCTCTCTCCTGATCGTCTCCTCAACCCATCGGAAGTAAGTTTCACCTCCTTTGTCCTTGGTGTCGAGGGTCACCCGCCCGACGCCCTTAACGTGAATGCCGTTGACATTGTGGAAGATCGAGGACAGGAAAACTGTCTTCCCGGACGCTTGAACGCCACAGACCCCGATCAGAACATTATCCTCGATCTCCTCCTGCTTGAGGACGGGAACCTGCACGTATTTCTGGGTCGTCGCCGAGATATCTTGCTCCACTCTTACTTCTTTGTCATCACTCTCGTTGGCCATGACTGTCTCCAAACCGCTCAACGATCCTCACCCCGGCCGGAGTTCTGCCTAGACCCGCCGATCGGGACTGTGAAGGGACCGCATCCCGCACATCCACAATGATGCGGTCCAACAACTTGGTTCGTTCTTGAAAGTACTTGTATCCTTTGCCAGGCGGCCTATTTTGATAGTCCTGCTTTTCAACCACCCAAACGTCGTGCAACTTGCGCCGCCCATCGACATTCGTATGTTTCAGGCAAAGCTGGATCAGCCGCTTGTAGTTCTTCTCTGCCTCTGCATGGGTAAACTCCGGTTCCAACCCAAGCAGGATGTAAGCCCAAGCCGAGATCAGCTGCCCTCGGGCCTGCCACGTTTCCAGAGAAGGCAGGCTGGCAACTCCCGGATGAAATATCCAGAACATCAAAGAGGAGAGACGTTGCGAGGCTGCTTCCGCGTCGAGGGCGAAGTCCCTGAAGAGAGGATAGCGGGGCGGCCAGCAGCCGATATCGGCGGACTTCAACTGATTGGCGGAATCGAACGAGTAGTGGATGATGAGATTTAGAGCGAAGAGGTTTGAAGTCGAGAGATTGCGCGAAGCCGACCGGGACGGATCGGGCAGCCAATCCTCCAAGCTGGAGAGAAACTCCCATATCTGAGCTCCCGATTGCTGGGCGTGTCTGTAGAGCGCAACATAGCTGGCAGCACGCACATCCTTTGATCCCTCGTCACAGAAGCGCTTGAGCCAGAACAGGTAGTCGAAGCCCTCGACGTAGTGCAGGTGAGCCGTCAACTCCAGCGCTTGAAGATGCCCGCCGCGGAAGAGCAGGTCGTCCAGCCAGCGGTTGACCAAGCGGGCGTAGTCCGCATCGACTAGGAGGGCCCGAAGCAGACGGCTGGTTCGTCCCAGAACGAGGTGGTTGACGGTGAGCTTTTTAAACCAGTCTTCGACGTCTTTGGGAGGACCTCCGCTCAGTCTGGCGACGAGCAGGTCGGAGAGCCATTCAGACCGCTTCAGACTACGGTCGTGACGCAGCATGGCCAGAAAGAGGACCGTCATTCCATCCACCAGCTCCGTAGAGGATTCCTCCTCGAAGAAGATTCCCGTGGCCCACAGTTTCGAAGCGGTTTCCGAGAAATAGTTGGCTCGGCTCTCAATGTACTGGGCTACGGTCTTGCGTTCATTAGGTTCCCCAAAGGCGACGGTATGCTGGCCTTGCGAGTCGCGCACAACCAAATCGCACTCTTCGAAGAGGTCGTCGGCAACGTTGGACCACTCCTCCCTCAGAGTGGACCTTCGGGCACTGGATAATACTCGCCCACCCTCGCCCCTGGAGACGTCAGGAACGTGGACCACCCTGTCTCCCACGATAGAGAGGCACAGGGTCTTGAATTCATTGACGTCCAAACCGCGAAAGAAGGCAGCGCACAGTATAATTCCGCGGCAGTAGTCGCGGTTGGAGCGGAAAGTCTCAAGGGCCACCAGAGTCTCCGGCTCGGCGACGCCATCCGATTCTCGCCTTTCGAGCGCCTGTTCAAATCGTTCCTTTCTGGGTGAGAGCAGCGCCTGCAGGGACTCGTAAAACTCCAAGTCATCGTCGACCGGCCCCCACAAATTGCGTTCCCGCTGCCTCAAGAGCCGTTCGTGCAAAACCTGAGCTTTTTCTTTAGAGAAATAGCGCAGAAGGAGCGGTTCTAGAAACCTCACCTCACAGCAAGGGAAGCGGAAGTTGCCAAAACGGGGTTTCAGTTCACGTTGATATCGCGACCCGATCTGAACGACCATGAGAAGGTCCCGGCCACTCATTTCCTCCGATGTCCGTCTGGCTTGGTGCGGGCTTCCCAGGGTGGACTCAATAAAGGGAAGTCCGCCATGCGAATCGACGACAACGATGGTCGCCTGGTTGGGATTGCCGAAGTCCCGACCGGCCAAGTTGTTGAGAGTCAAGTCGGAGCGTTTTTGATTCTCAATTCCGAAGGCTAACAAGCGAATGTCATAGCGGCTGAATTCTTCCAGGCCTACCAGGGAATCGACGGCGGCCGAGGTGATTTCGTCGTCGGGGCTGCGAACGGCGATGAGTCGGTGTGAGAGAAGTTCGTCGGCCCAGGTCCGAACTTCATCCATATCGAATTCGTGGTCGGCGATGCCGGAGCTCTTAGGAAACGGGACGGTGGGGTCCTGAAACGGCTCGGTCTCGATTTTCTTGCTGTCGTCTTCGTCCGGAACCCCAAGATCCTCGAATTCGTGCACTGGAAAAGCCCCCTCGGCCTGCCGATTGGCCGGCGGACCCAAGACCAGGGCCATCCCCGAAACAAGTTCGCCGAATCTCGGAGACTTGCGCCGTTCACTCCAGCCGACGAATCGAACGTGCTGAATTCCCGAGAGAGGGATGGGAGGTTCCACATCGTCGAGGAGAACCGGGAAAATGGGGGTGCCTTTTTTCATGGCGGCTTTGAGTTCACCATCGATCCAATCGCTGTCGATTGAATTGCGGCTAATGACCGCCAAAACGGTTCGGGCTTGCGAGAGTTGTCGCTTAACGACCTCTCGGCCTCTGGCTCCGACCGGTATCTTCTTGTCCCACCAGACGTTCCAGCCACATCCGGTCAAGGCTTCGACCAGTGGTTTGACTCGAAGAATATCCTGCCGGGAATATGAGATGAACACATCCGTCAGGCCGGATTTGACCGTTTGCGTCGTTTCGTCCATTGCAAGGGACCCGTTCTCCGGTTGCTTCTATCGAGCTTCTACCGCGACTCTCATTTCAACCGGATCGGAGAGGTAGAAATAAAGACTCTGCTCGGCTTCGAACTCCACATGCTTGCCTTTAAAGGAGATGGCCGTGCCGCTACCGGCTCCGGCTGCTGCGCCAATGGCGGCTCCCTTGCGCCCTGCCGCAACCGCTCCGATAGCGGCTCCCGCTGCGGCACCAAGGGCCAGCTTTTTGAGGAAGCCCTGTTTCTTGGCACGGAATTCAAGGACGTTGGTTGCCAGCGGGTAGAGATCGTCGCCCACCTGCATCAAAGTAAGGGTCAAGGCTAGTTCATTGGCGCCCTCGGACCGGCCCGCTTTCATAATCTTGCCTCTGATGACGCTTCGTCTCGGCGCCAACAAGAGATCGCCGACTCGTAATTCCTCGTCCAAGACAGCTTCGAACTCATCTCCCGGCAGATTGTCCTTGCTGCTGAGGGACTGGGTAAGGCTGATGGCCACTTTGGTTCCCTCCGGCAGGACAGCCGACAAGGGTTGGGCCTGAGGGCCCTCCATGACAGGCTCGGCCGCTTCGTCAACATCAGGTTCTTGGGACTTTGTTTCGGCTACCGCCTCCGGCTGTGCATCGCAGGACTGCTTAGCTTGGCGCCTAAGCGTCCTGGCCAACTCGTCTTTCTCCTGGCGGCACCGTTCCACCCTCAACAGCAATTCGAGTGTTTGGCCTGCGGGGACCTCCTTATCCTTGGTGCGGTCGAGGTAGGCGTTGAGGAGACTCTGTTCGTGAGCCGTAAAGGCTTCGCTCGCCAGGGCCCTGTTGAAGATCTCACTGTGGTTTTCGCTGGTGATCGGAACGGCCCGCAACTCTCCGTCCTCCTCGGGCAGAGGGGGAGCCGAGGGAGGGTTGTTGAGAAAGAACTCCTCCTCTTCGAAGATCTCCGCCAAGGTGCGTCCGGGCGGCAGTTTGTAATTGCCCAACTCTTCTTGACGTCGATCAAGGAAGGAGATTAGCTGCCGAGCCTCTGCCAGGGTTAAGACCTTGCTCGACTCAAGCCGGTTGTAGATTTCACCCTGGTTTTCGGCAGTGATCCGGACGGTGCGCGGATCGCTGCCCGAACATGCCGAGAGCAAGACCAGCAGCGCGACACATTTCGCAAACTGATGCATATCATCTGTCCTCCTAAAAGCCTGACTCTGAGGGACCAAGCCCTTGATCGACGTTACTGATCCCGAAACGCCTCAGGCCTGTCCCGCTTGTAGACACGGTCGTCGGGGAAAGGGGTTAGCGGGAGGGAGTCTTTTTGGGCAGCTCAGGGGCCACCCAACCCAGGGAGCCGACACGTCTCACACATCTATGAGGAGGTTGCTGCAAGAGTCGGGGTATCGATCCTGGCGCTGCTTCTCTCGAGATGCCAGTCACCGCAGGAAGAAGTGTCCTCGGAACTCAGACCTCTCGATTTGCCGATGCCCTGGCTCCTGCTGTAAGGCGGCTTGAGGCGCTATCAGGATCCCGCAGGGATGCGCCTCACACGGTATTGGGTGGGACCACTCTTGCCGGCCCGGACTCATCCCGGGGCGATCTTCACCATTCCCACCGACAAGTCGCCGAACATTGCAGTCAACTTTAGACACAAAGAGCTAATTGGACTTCGCGCTCTTGCTCTGAATTCACTTGTTTTTCTTAAAATCCTCACTTTTTCTCCAGCTTTTGTAAGACAAAACTATTGACATCTTAGCTATTCGCTTGCTATACCGAATTCAACCGTCAATCTTTCCGAAGTACGCTGCCGGGAGGAGAAGCCATGGGATCGGCGAATCTGCCTCGTATTTACTTCACGGGTTACCAGTACTGGGATCCGAACACCATCAACAACAATGACTACGGCGGATCGGAGTCCTTCGCCATCAACACCTGGGACCCGCCCAAGGCCGACTTCGACTTCGACTACTTGCACAGTCAAGGCGTGGACGATATGAGCGAAATCCCGCCCTTTTTGCGCAAAAACATCCCCTACTCTCCCCCCACCCGCAAGATTCCGCCCGCCGAATGGGGAATGTACGGCGGACAGCAATGCGGATTCGTCACCGCCGACGCACCAAAGATCAGCGACCCCTCGCGTTTTTCGGCCCCTTCCCAGAAGACCCTGACCACCGGCTACACGGGCGTGGACGGAAACTACAGCGACGACGCCAGTACGGAACCCTGGCTGCAAAAGCCCTTGCAGCTTGACTTGGGCGGTTCGGAAGCCAAGCTCGTTGACGTCAACCCGATGTCTTTCTGGAGTTCGCAGATCTTCAACGACAGCCTCACCCTGGGCGACAGCAGCGCCGGATTCACCGCCCCCAGCGTGGCCCGCATGCATTCGCGCTTCATCAGCACCGCCCCGCGCAACTACAACTCCAAGAACGACCTGGTCATCGCGGCCGATTTCGGGGCCGTCTTCCAGACCTGCTTCGACAAGAACAAGGTGCAGTTCAACGGCACGGGCGGACCGCTCCAGCAGCAGATCCAGCAGGCCTTCAGCCAGGGCGCCGCGGGATTGATGCTGCGCTACAACGCCTATTCCACGCTCTACTTTCAGGGCCCGGTCTTTGACGGACTTGCTCCCGGTAACCGCTATCCGCTTTTGGAGAGGATGGGCGAACTCTATCAGGCCTACGCCGACGGCAAGCTCAAGGACAAGCCGGTCAGCCGCGCCTACAGCAGGATAGCTGGCTGGATCGGTATCTGGATGCCGGGCGAGCAGGTCAGCGTCCCCGGCGGACGCTTTCTCATTCCCTACGACCAGAAAGCCACCACCCCCGGCAAGCCCGCCATCAACGTGACGCCCGCCAACCTGGAGCCCTCCCAGTACCAGCCCCCGCCCCAGTTGCCGCCCAACACCGATGCTCCCGTCCACGCTCCCAATCCTTTGGGGCCGGCCACGGTGGAGTATGAGGCGGACGCTTCGGGCAACGTCACCCGCCTGACGCTCGACATGGGCAATTGCATTCCCGAGCGCGACAGCAGCGGAACCAAGTGCGACTTCGGCAATGTCCGGCTACTCCTCAACAGGCCCGGCGATGCTCCCTATATTTGGAATGTGGCCTACGACCAGAGCACTTATGAGCGCTTCGGCGGCCTGGTCGATCTGTCCACGGAGGGCAAGCAAGTCAGCGTCTCCAATCTGGCCCAGTGGGATTTCTCGCTGGAGGTGCAAAGCGGCCAATCCACTTCGAGGCAACTCGTCACCGCCCTCTACGAGACCCACCTGACAGCCCAGACCGACACCCGCGGCATGTACGCCGAGCAGCCCGATCCCAGCTTTTCCGACGGCGACGCGTCCTCGCCGGGAGCGGGGATGCCCTCGACGGCTCCCACCTGCCAGGTGCAGGTGCGCTACAAGGGATTCGCGCCCGGCCAGGTCCCCACGGGAGCCGTGGCGGCCAAACTGGAATGGCGTGCCTTGAGCCTGACGCTGGCGCCCTACGATCCAGGCAAGGAGCCCTTTCAAGTGAACTACCGAGACCCGTCGGGTCAGTTCGTTCCCTTCCAGGGCGCAATTGACGTCCCTGCCGACGGTTCCGTGGTCGTGCAGACCATCTCCAAGGGAGCGGCCATCCCCAACCTGCTCTTTCTGCCCTACCAGTCGGGCAGCCAGTTCAAAGGCGCTCCCTTCCCTTCGGGGGTGGGAATCGGTTCGACCTTTTACACCGTCATCAAGAACCTCAACTTCGACAACGCCCTGGCGGAACTCTTCGATGAATGGCTGAAACTCAACCCGACTGTCGAACAGGCCACCAACGTGGCCTGGGACCTGGTCTTCGTGACCTACTTCTACGCTTTCCCCTTCATGGACTTCATCAGCGACCCGGCAACCTTCCAGAGCATGGCCAACAGCATCTACGGGGTGACCAATCCCGACGGATTCGACGGACCCGGCTACATGCCCGTGACCCGCACCTGGTCGGCCGGACAGCGCCACATCATGGTCAGCTACTACAACTACTTGCAGGCCAACCAGGACGGAGGGCCCACAAAAGAGGCCCCGCCCTTCAAACCTCCCAAACCGGAGGCCTTCAAAGACGTCTGCAAGAACCTGATCGGAGAAAACCTCGGCCACGGATAGGGACGAGCCGGCTGCTTGACTCTCTGAAAGAGCCTAAGGCATGCGGTGCGCTGGAGGGTTCTTTCACCCGGTTGTAAATGACCTGTTTCATGACCGGCTTTCAGCCGTCGATGATTTGCAGTCCGGAAGCGGGAATTGTGTGGTATTATCAGACTGTCACAACGTGTAGCGCAGCGACCTGATCGAGGATAAGCCTCTGAGGTGGCGCGGAGACCCGCGATTTTCCAACCGAGACCCTTCACTACTAGCCAGTGCTCCACACAACCGATTCCAGAGCTTCTTTATGCCGGGAGTAGCATCGTCAGGTGCCCCGCAGCGAGATAGATTTGAAGTGCGCCGCCAGCCGGCGCGTGAGAGAACACAAATGTCAATGAGAATTTATGTCGGAAACCTGCCTTTCAGCTCCAGCGAGGGCGATGTCAGGCAACTTTTTGAGTCCTATGGCGATGTTTCGTCCATTCACATGCCCGAGGATCGGGCCACGGGCCGTCCTCGCGGATTCGCTTTCGTGGAAATGAGCCAGGAAGACGCCGAAGCGGCCATCGAGAACTTGAACGGCCAAGACCACGGCGGACGCACCCTGACCGTCAACCAAGCCCGTCCCCGCAACGAGGGACGAGGGCACTCGGGCGGCGGAAGCCGCTGGTAAGAGCCTCAGCGGGCAAGACCCATTCGGTCGGGAGCCGCCACACCTGGCGGTTTCCCGACCGTTTTTGCATGGGGCCGGCGGGAACGCGAACCGCTCCGGGGCGCCGCCAACTGGCCGCGATCAGGGCCATGATCGAACGTCGATAAGGCTCCTGGCCAGGAGGAAGGCTACTTGACCCGGTGATAGGTGATCTGCTCCATGACCGGCGTCCAGCCGTCGCCGGTTTTCTGGAGG contains:
- a CDS encoding toll/interleukin-1 receptor domain-containing protein; amino-acid sequence: MDETTQTVKSGLTDVFISYSRQDILRVKPLVEALTGCGWNVWWDKKIPVGARGREVVKRQLSQARTVLAVISRNSIDSDWIDGELKAAMKKGTPIFPVLLDDVEPPIPLSGIQHVRFVGWSERRKSPRFGELVSGMALVLGPPANRQAEGAFPVHEFEDLGVPDEDDSKKIETEPFQDPTVPFPKSSGIADHEFDMDEVRTWADELLSHRLIAVRSPDDEITSAAVDSLVGLEEFSRYDIRLLAFGIENQKRSDLTLNNLAGRDFGNPNQATIVVVDSHGGLPFIESTLGSPHQARRTSEEMSGRDLLMVVQIGSRYQRELKPRFGNFRFPCCEVRFLEPLLLRYFSKEKAQVLHERLLRQRERNLWGPVDDDLEFYESLQALLSPRKERFEQALERRESDGVAEPETLVALETFRSNRDYCRGIILCAAFFRGLDVNEFKTLCLSIVGDRVVHVPDVSRGEGGRVLSSARRSTLREEWSNVADDLFEECDLVVRDSQGQHTVAFGEPNERKTVAQYIESRANYFSETASKLWATGIFFEEESSTELVDGMTVLFLAMLRHDRSLKRSEWLSDLLVARLSGGPPKDVEDWFKKLTVNHLVLGRTSRLLRALLVDADYARLVNRWLDDLLFRGGHLQALELTAHLHYVEGFDYLFWLKRFCDEGSKDVRAASYVALYRHAQQSGAQIWEFLSSLEDWLPDPSRSASRNLSTSNLFALNLIIHYSFDSANQLKSADIGCWPPRYPLFRDFALDAEAASQRLSSLMFWIFHPGVASLPSLETWQARGQLISAWAYILLGLEPEFTHAEAEKNYKRLIQLCLKHTNVDGRRKLHDVWVVEKQDYQNRPPGKGYKYFQERTKLLDRIIVDVRDAVPSQSRSAGLGRTPAGVRIVERFGDSHGQRE
- a CDS encoding RNA-binding protein, which produces MSMRIYVGNLPFSSSEGDVRQLFESYGDVSSIHMPEDRATGRPRGFAFVEMSQEDAEAAIENLNGQDHGGRTLTVNQARPRNEGRGHSGGGSRW